From Neofelis nebulosa isolate mNeoNeb1 chromosome X, mNeoNeb1.pri, whole genome shotgun sequence:
tgcccctcctcacactctgctttctctctctctcaaaaatagacattaaaaaaattaaaaaaaccatttttgttatgtttatacATCCcgagaaatagaaaatgaaaactaaatcaCTTGTAGTGAGATGCATACACATGTCCAACGAAAGGTATGTACAAAGACGTTCATAGCAGTTCGCTAAAGGCCCCAAACCTGAAACTATCCAAATGCCTATCAAGagtaaaatggggaaataaacCGTGGTCTATTCACACACTGGAACgcttgtgaaaattcatcaaaagGAAAGCTCATTTAAAACGGAGAcaggaggccagaagggggagcGCCCATGCCCTACCATCCATGGTCAATTGCAGACCCCAACAGGAAAAGACCCCAGTTAGAAGCCTATACTTTACTACCCTAGGAGGAGGAAggattttctccttgcctcatAACAGCCCGGTGACGgccacaactcagccaatgaaaagccaccaTATTTCGAACTCCCAGTTTACTCCCATGGACTTTTTATTTGTAACAGCACCTTCCAACTAAAGCATTCACCtcctttgtttgcttttgtgcCTCGGTTCACGTGTCCCGACGTGCAGTTCTCCGCTATTcctgaaaaaaatccatttttgctGGTTAAAtaactgacagttttattttattttatttttaagtttatttattttgagagagagagagcgtgcacataagcaggggaggggcatagagagagggagatagagagaatcccaagcaggctctgcattgtcagcacagagcccagggcggggcctgaacccatgaaccatgagatcatgacctgagccaaaaccaagagtcggatgcttaaccgaccgagccacccagatgcccaactgacagatttattgattgattgattgattgattgattatttatttttgagagagagacagagagagcgtgagtgagggaggggcagaaagagagggaaacgcagaatgtgaagcaggctccagggtctgaactgtcagcacagagcctgatgcagggctcaaaatcatgaaccacgagatcatgacctgagccaaagtcagacgcttaaccaactgagacacccagacgccccactgacagttttatttatttatttttttagtgtttatttatttaaaaagatttttttaatgtttgtttactttggagagagagacagagcatgaaatggggaggggcagagagagatggagacacagaatccaaagcaggctccaggttctgagccgtcagcacagagcaagacacagggcccaaactcacaaaccgtgacgtgacctgagctgaagtcagacgcttaaccgacagagccacccgggcgcccctgacaGTTTTAAGGTCAATACGTTacatagcaatgaaaatgaatccTCTACAGCTGCACATAACAACAAAATCTCCTATGATGGTGAGTGAACAAAAGAAATTAGACACAGTAAGTGCAAAGTTAATTATTCCATTcctataaaatgcaaaaataggcAAGACTAATCTATGCTGTTAGACGTTAGGACAGTGGTTACATCTGGGGGCAGTAGTGACTGGAAGGGGGCCCAAGGAGGGGCTTCTGGGATGTCGATCATCTTGTTTCctgacagctgtcagcacagagcccgatgcggggctcgaacccatgaatcgcgggatcgtgacctgagccaaagtcggacgcttaaccgacggagccccccaggcgccccgtatagTCTTGACTGCAGTAGTCCTGCAGGTTATGCTTGCCTCTGGTGCCCCAAACACCCACCAGTGTTTTTGCCTGGGCGGTGGTTTGATGTTGACTTCTCTGGAACAGAACAGGATGGGGGAAGTGTGAATGCTTAATATTTCACTCTGTTCCGTCGGGTCCTCGTGGCCATTCCTAAGGGCGGCTCCCTGGCATGGTAAGCACTCAAAATGTCAGTTGCTATTAGCAGAAGAGTTGTATAACCTTTTAAAATCTGTACGATGGGGGAACACCTGGTAGAACCGACCCTTTATAGACATTATCGATCCTTACAAACCCCAAGGTAGGTAggacttggggcgggggggggggggagtctccTAAAGTCCTAAAGATCGAGTTTCCACAGTTGGGTCAGGTTGGAGCTGGGACTCAACCGACGCCTGACTGCAAGGCCCAGGATTTTAACTCTCACACTGCCCTGCCTCCTCTCCGAGCCCTCGAGGTGGTTAAGGCACTCGCAATTAGAATCCCGGGATTGGAAGGGAACCAACATCTGTCTAGAGGCGGACACTGAGCGCGAACATTGACAGCTGTGCCTGACCTCTCCCTGGACGACCTGTCCCTCCCCACTATCTGTCTTTAGCTTTATCCAGCACATAGCTCATGTCTGCTGGGGAGGGATCCACACCCCTCGACTCCTGCTCACTCCCCATTCCTTGTTTTCCTGGTCAGGCACCAAACCAAGTGCTGTAGGTACATGATCCTCACAGCCCCCTGAGGGAGCTCCCACTGGCCCCACCTCACAGATGAAGACCCGGAGGCTTACAGCTGGCAAACGAAGAGTGGGATTTGAATCCCAACTCAgcagactccccccccccccaaatgccTGCTTCTCAGCAGGACGTCAAGAGGCGGGCAGTGTCAGCTCAGGGTTGACCCCATGTCTTTCAACAGCTGACCTCTAATGCCACACTTCTGGGAGTTTGTAAATGTAGATCTTGAAGGTCTCAGAGCTCCCATAATTCCCCCTTCAGGGAGCACTGATCTAGTCCTTCACAGATGGGCAAACAAATACTGGCAACCGAACGAGCTAGGGCTAGTGAGGGGCCAATGGAACCAGGACCTGTGCCCAACTCCCAGGCTCAAAAGTAACTccttagggaaagaaaaaagttagcCCCTTATGTACAACCAATCATCTTTGGTGCCCATGTCATTCTACCTTTCATTTCTGACACCTGTTTAAGGTCCATTAGTGGCACCTTAGCGGTGTCCCAACCTACTCTGAACAGTGAGgctgaggttgttttttttttaaatattcgagtgtgtatgtgagcaggggaggaacagagagggtgagagaatcccaagaggttctgcactgtcagcatggagcccaacacagggctccatccagagtcggacacttaacagacggagccacccggcCGGCCCGAGGCTGAGGTGTTTTTAATACTCCAAGTTGAAAATTCCGGGCACAGGACTGCCAATTATATCGAGCCCCACTGCTTTGGATCCGTGTAACATTTTTTAGGTTACCACTgctaccagggtgcctgggtggctcatttcgttaagtgtctgactctcgatttcggctcaggtcacgatctcgtggtttccggggttcgagccctgcatcgggctgtgcacACGGTGCCttgcagggcctgctttggattgtctcccgctctctctctctgcccctctcctgctcacacgctctctctctcaaaataaatttaaattttttttttttcaacattttttatttatttttgggacagagagagacagagcatgaacgggggaggggcagagagagagggagacacagaatcggaaacaggctccaggctccgagccatcagcccagagcccgacgtggggctcgaactcacggaccgcgagatcgtgacctggctgaagtcggacgcttaaccgactgcgccacccaggcgcccctcaaaataaatttaaaaacaagacaaacccCCTGTTGTCCCCACAGCAGCAGCTCCCAGGTTCCTAGGTTGGTTAATTGGTATTCTGTAGCCCACTCTTCTGATTTCCAATTAACGGTGGTCCTTCAGGATTATGACCATCTGAACCTCTTAGTGTGGTTCTGGGTTAGGGACCCCTGTGCCAGGCCATCCCTGGCCACTTGCTCTCTGCTATATCCAGCACAGGGTCCCTACAAACCCCATATGGGGTCGCCACCAAACTTGACTCCCCTTTCCCTCGCTGTAGTTTCACCTACATCCCACAGGTAATTAGGGACCCTTTGTTCCTTCCCACGTTTTCCAGACCTTTGCTCTGGCTTCCATATTGGCCCCTAGGGTGTAGCCTAACCTACACCCACACCTGTCTATCAACTGACCCCAAgtatctagaacagtgcctggcacataaaggCCCAGTAAATCTGAATTTTAGTGTGTCAAAACAGTCTTTTGATTTcgttcaacaatttaaaaatacagaaatttagtTCACAGGCCAAACAAAACCAGGCAGACCAGTCTGATAACCCCTGGTTCAGATGATTCCTACTTGTATTGACGACTGGCATTAGAGAATAGTATATAAAGATGCTATTTAAGAATGTgcttgggcacctgagtggctcagtcagtttaagttCCATTCTTGATCCGAGAGTCCcgagtttgggccctgtgttgggctccgcgccaggcatgaaacctacttaaaaaaaagaatgtgctacCTCAAACATTCACTTCCCATAAGGCGTAAGAGCCATTAGCCACATGGAGTTTTTcaattacaattaaataaaaatttaaacattagttcctggggcgcctgggtagctcagttggtgaagcgtccgacttcagcccgggtcaccgTCTTGCGATCtgtggggttcgagccccgcgtcgggctctgtgccgacagctcggagcctggagcctggttcacaTTCCgtgtcaccctccctctctcaaaaacaatttacacattgaaaaaaaaaaatcagctcttcACTCAAACTAGCCACACGTCTTCCAATACTCAGTAGTCAAAGGACATTTCTATCACTGCACAAAGTTCTACTGGACAGCGCTATGGGAGATCTGACAGGAGGAGGAAGTCAGTCCTTCACAAATCAGAACACAACAGCAGTTCAACCAAAAGGTCTCACATGTTTATTACTGAACCAACCTACAGGAGCAGAAGAAGCATCGTAACAGAGAAAAGTCAATTTCCTGATAAAACAGATCTACTGGTCAGGCAGCAGGGAGGTGATGGAATAGAAACGTATGACTTTCAGGCGGCATAAACGTGTGCCATCTCACGTTCGAACCCTTACAGACCCAGCTTCGTTCTTCTCCAATGCCGCCTCTTGGAGTTGTATCTGCAAAGAAGGAAACTGCGGGTTACAAAGGCAGTCTGACTTCAACAGGCTcccagttttccttcccttaacACGTTTGGAGCTCTTTGGAGAGTAAAAAGTGACTTGCTGGATGTGTTTAAGAACTGGTCACATCAAATTTTTGCCTCTCCAAAGGATTCCAGGCCAAGAAAACACACTGGTTCTTGAGACTGGACTAGTGGGGAAGTTCTTTCCCCTGCCAAGAGTACGCACACCTACCTGTGATTCAACATCCCTGGGGAGACCCAGACATCTTTATTTTCGAACCTCCCGTCTTTCAAAACATCAAAACAGCATCTGCAGAATCTTTCCAATAGATTAACACCCCCAATCATTTCAGTATCAAAGCAAGTGACGTGCAGAGTGAAAGCTCCTCAGAATTGTCCATGTCAATCTGTCCTGATTTTACCCTTAGAGAGGCAAAATCAAAAATGATCAacactgtttttctttcagcaGGATAATGTCAGTACTTCCACAAAACGAAGCACTGTAATTGCAACCTGCTTTAACACACTTTAAAAGTTGCAAGGCagctgagggaagagaaaaatcctTCAATTGTGCCAGTTCTCTGCGCCAAGTGTATACTctgaaatatacatttctttCACTCCTCACAATAACCCGTAACAGCAGGCCCCACCACCAGGTGGGGATAGGACAGAGAAACCGATGTTCATGTCAATCCATTAAAAAAGGGCTTTACTATGGATGTCCAATGTTCTCAACGGAACTGCAGCAAGCTTGTAGAAGGGCTGACCTGCCCAAGTAACCACTTCGCCAAGAGGCTCAATGCTCTTTTCTCAGTGTTGTATGagggcagcgcctgggtggctcagttggttaagtgactcttgattttggctcaggtcatgacctcccggttcctgagttcaagccccgcattgggctccacactgacagtgtcgaacctgcttgggattccctctctccctctctctctgcacagagggcatggagcctgctttgcctGTTAGCCTAGATGACCCCAGAGGCCTTCTGTCGCAATTCTAGCAATTCCACCTTTTTTCCAAAACCATCAATTCAACTACTTCTGCAGTAGAGGGCAATCTTCCGATCTTTTAGAAAAGATAAACACCTCAAAGATGGACTAGGCGAGCAACAAGACAGCCTTCCACTTTACGTTCTGGGTCAGGCTAAAGACAACAGGAAATTAAATATTGGAGTGTCTGCCCTTAATCCCAGAGGTGGGCTGGGTTTCTGTCCAGAAACACAGAGGaagcacattaaaacaaaacaacaaccccaCAAAAGACGCAGGTGATTACagggcggggtgtgtgtgtgtggggggggtcctTACCTGATTTTATTACCAGTTTTCATCCGAATCCACTGGGGAATGGGAcgattctgcttttgtttcttggccaGGAATCGCTTGATCCTGAAAGTCTTGTGAGAAGActgggaagaaaagggaaccaattaaaattttttcaaaatattttatttatttttgagagaggcagagcatgagcatggcagggggagacagaaagacacagaatccgaagcagcctccaggttccgagctgtcagcacagagcccgacgcggggctcaaactcaggaaccgcgagatcatgacctgagccgaagtcaagtcagacacttaaccgactgagccacccaggcgccccaaaaaggtaATCAATTTAGACAGCAACACCAGAGCTTGCTCAAAAGATTCAAAGTCAGGAACTCCCTCAATCCACAAACATTTGAATGCTTTATCTATACCAAAAACAACCTTCTCAATGCTAAACCCATCCATCACGCCCTTTGTGCTGCTTCTTACAATTTCTAGAGGCAGATATATAATTCCCACTGttcaaataaaaatcaccaaGAGTCAGAAAAGTAAGTAACCTACCCCAAATCAGAGTATTAATGTGCAGACCTGGGATTCAAGCTCAGGTCATCTATGCTCCAAGGCTAGGGTGCCTTCCACTCTTCCCTGCTGTCACCCAGGACCCAGAGGACCACTGGGGATGGCTGAGGAACTTGGTTTTCACAAAAGAAcacaagcttttttttaaaaaaattttttattgtttattattatttttgagagagagacagagaacaagcagggaaggggcagagagagagggacacagaatcgggagcaggctccaggctcccagctctcagcacagagcccgacatggggctcgaactcacagaccacgagatcatgacctgagctgtagctGGCCGCCCAACCCACTGAGTTATCCAGGGGCCCCAAGGACACAAGCTTTTGGTCACCCAGAACAATCTGTCACTTGCAAGCCAACTAGTCTCAGTGCACTATGTACAAAAGGTACCTAATTTCAAGGGTCATACCAAGAGTAATTAAGATATACACAAAGTCCTCGACCGTCAATAAATCTATTCTAACCCACTGACCATTTTGGTATTAATTCTAACTGTACTTAACACATAATTTTCAAGGATGACTTTCCCAATTTCTCATTGCGTTTTTGGCTTTAAGTACTTGGCATCTAAGTCcaaccccaaccccccccccccccccgtcagaaTGCAGAACAATCTGGAAATGGCAGGAGTGGTAGTCTTGCGTCTGGCCAACGTGGTCCAACACACCCTTGGATAATAACAGGGGCCATTACAAAGAAGGCAAGGACTACACTCCTCTCTCCCAGCTCACGGTAGCAGTTGTAAATTTTCTGTCAACTAAAACAACCAGTTAccgatcctctctctccacacctaGAAGCAGAAGGCAATTTTATGTTCTAAGAAACCTATCACTGGTTAAAATCCACGACCATAATTGTCCTCAGTTGGCATTTTAGGTTGAACGCCCTAATGGCATATAGATTCACACTAGAGCACCGCTTCTTCCAGGTGCTTCCACGGGGGAGATACTTAAATCCTCGAACAAAGAATTAAAAGT
This genomic window contains:
- the RPL39 gene encoding large ribosomal subunit protein eL39, which produces MSSHKTFRIKRFLAKKQKQNRPIPQWIRMKTGNKIRYNSKRRHWRRTKLGL